The sequence CCCTGGTGATCGTCGGTACTCGTTCCGCTATATTTATGCCCCTGCCCAACCTGGGGCTAATCATTCTCGACGAAGAGCACGACAGCAGCTACAAGCAAGACGTGGCCCCCTGTTACCATGCCCGCACCGTCGCCCGCTGGCGGGCTGAACTGGAGAATTGCCCCCTAGTGCTCGGGTCTGCCACCCCCTCCCTCGAAACCTGGGTGCAGTGCCAGGGCCTCGGCAAAAGCCAAACAGAACCAGTAGGGTCGGCACTGCCCACCATCAGCCCAAAACCCACCGATTTCCCTGCAGCCGAGGCCCATCAAAGCCCTTCACCCCCCTCCAAACCCGGCACTTCCCCCCCCCATCCCCCCATCCCCCCATCCCCCCATTCACCCATCCACCCCCTCTCTCCCCACTCCCTCCCCTGGACCTACCTCTCCCTACCCCAGCGGGTGCAGGCCCAACCGCTGCCCGAGGTCAACGTCATAGACATGCGCGAAGAGCTGCAAGACGGCAACCGCAGCATTCTCAGCCGCCCCCTGCAAACGGCGTTGACCCAGATGAAATCCGATGGTAACCAGGGTCTATTGTTCATTCATCGGCGGGGGCACAGCAGTTTTGTCTCGTGCCGCAGCTGTGGCCACGTCATGATGTGCCCCCACTGCGATGTGTCGCTCTCATACCATCAGCCAGGAGCCCATAGCCCAATGACGCTGCGCTGTCATTACTGCGGCTTTAGCCAGGGTCACCCTAAGCACTGCCCCCAATGCAGTTCGCCCTACCTAAAGCACTTTGGCAGCGGTACCCAGCGGGTGGTTAATGCCATCGCCGAAACCTTTCCCGAGTTGAGCTGCATTCGTTTCGACAGCGATACCACGCGCACGAAAGGAGCCCACCGCGCTTTGCTCACCCGGTTTGCCGAGGGCGGGGCCGATCTGCTAGTGGGCACTCAAATGTTAACCAAGGGCATTGATCTACCTCAGGTCACTCTAGTCGGCATTATCGCCGCCGACGGCCTCCTATATATGAACGACTACTGGGCCAGTGAACGGGCCTTGCAGATGCTGATTCAGGTAGCGGGTCGCGCGGGCCGGGGCAGGCAGCCGGGGCAGGTGATGTTGCAGACCTATACCCCCGATCATCCGGTGGTCGAAGCGGTTACCCGCCATGCCTATGAGGGGTTTATCGCCGAAGAATGGGCGCAGCGGCAGATGTTGCAGTACCCTCCCGCTGGGCAAATGATTTTGCTGCGGCTGAGCAGCACTGAGGCTGAGCTGGTGCAGCAAACCGCCGAAAGGCTTGCCCATGATGTAACCCAGCTATTGGGCGATTCTGACTATCAGCTGCTAGGCCCCGCCCCGGCTCCCATTCCTCGGGTAGCGCGCCGCTTTCGCTGGCATTTGTTGATTAAAGGGCCGCTCCATCAACCTCTTCCCAATGTGCAGGGGTTGAAGCAGCACTGCCCAGCCGCAGTCAGCCTCACCATAGATGTTGACCCGCTCAATCTAGCGTGATGAGGCGAGTGCCATTGCTATGTATGTCAGCTTTTTCCGCACCCCTACACCGTCCGTGAGGAGAAGATGGCAAAACTTTATTTTTTGGGGAGAGTTTTGTTACCATTGCTAACCCCTGTAACGAGGGGTAACAATTGGCCAACAACCTTCCCACTGCTCTTTTGCTGTGATAATTTGGATACATGGAAAACAACTGAATAGCCCAACAAGCTCTCCTCAATTTAACAGTTTGTTTGAGCTGGCTTGTAGGTCATAAAACCAACCAAATTTGCTGCATATCAACCCTCCTTGAGGTGGCCATTGTTGGCCTTACCTACTCTAGATGCCGGTCAGGCAATGGGTTGACAAGAGCACCTGTAGTTTAGTGAGTTTTCTGATTCTGCTCCATTTTCTGTTTATTCAAGAGGTGTTTACCTCGGTTAAGCAACCTAGTTTGGTCAAGATAACCCCAAGGTTGTCTGGCTCACATACAGCAAAAGTCTTAACGAAGAGTGGCCACGATGGTCACTCTTCAGTTGTTTAAAGGGGCGATGCTTAAATTATTGATTTTAGCGGCTGGCCACGCTTTTCTGGTCGATTGAAGTGCTGGCCAAGGGCTGTGCTGCCCTAGGGAATTATCGGTATGGCCTCGCTCAATCATGGATTGATGAATTGATTTGATGTCGGCCCGCAGGCTTCTCTGCTGTGTCTAACTGGGTAGCTATTGAGTGATGGGTCTAGTTCAGCAGTCCTGGTTGGCATTAATTATTGGCAATAGCCGCTGGCATTGGGGGGCCTTTGAGGGCGATCGCTGGCTAGGGGCCTGG is a genomic window of Nodosilinea sp. E11 containing:
- the priA gene encoding primosomal protein N'; this translates as MGFGDSAILPQWVNVLVDYGGQPATYTYAIPAGLNVQVGDILTVPFRHQSIGAIALALVTTPPANLLPDQIRSVEGIVEQRFFAPPYWALLQRVADHYQVPLMQVLKTALPPGLLARSQRRLRLKRDRLPLAVPDALPPGAIALLDDLQRSRSADYTWPYLQKRGHSYRAIQQLIQLGWVESYLAPPQPPKTKQRQAVTLVCGDVLPSELSPRQQDILATLRRQGGDLWLSDALQLCQTTSPTLKRLTQAGCLVIEPREQLRTEAGPTLTADRPKPLTPDQATALNYINRSQQGSQFLLHGVTGSGKTEVYLQAIAPRLAAGQSALVLVPEIGLTPQLTDRFRRRFGDQVWVYHSGLSDGERYDTWRQSLKPFKPLVIVGTRSAIFMPLPNLGLIILDEEHDSSYKQDVAPCYHARTVARWRAELENCPLVLGSATPSLETWVQCQGLGKSQTEPVGSALPTISPKPTDFPAAEAHQSPSPPSKPGTSPPHPPIPPSPHSPIHPLSPHSLPWTYLSLPQRVQAQPLPEVNVIDMREELQDGNRSILSRPLQTALTQMKSDGNQGLLFIHRRGHSSFVSCRSCGHVMMCPHCDVSLSYHQPGAHSPMTLRCHYCGFSQGHPKHCPQCSSPYLKHFGSGTQRVVNAIAETFPELSCIRFDSDTTRTKGAHRALLTRFAEGGADLLVGTQMLTKGIDLPQVTLVGIIAADGLLYMNDYWASERALQMLIQVAGRAGRGRQPGQVMLQTYTPDHPVVEAVTRHAYEGFIAEEWAQRQMLQYPPAGQMILLRLSSTEAELVQQTAERLAHDVTQLLGDSDYQLLGPAPAPIPRVARRFRWHLLIKGPLHQPLPNVQGLKQHCPAAVSLTIDVDPLNLA